From the Carya illinoinensis cultivar Pawnee chromosome 4, C.illinoinensisPawnee_v1, whole genome shotgun sequence genome, one window contains:
- the LOC122306906 gene encoding uncharacterized protein LOC122306906 isoform X3: MALSELGVSDVTGVELVDSPPLVSPTDPHDLPFFDGAFDLACTGHLEEALFPARFISEMERSVSDNGVCVVVVQECGHEEVREIADLFRHSLFVGAANISLIGLRMTRILMRTSDIKGFQVFISYLKQGDCAELIKITVLNNIWKISCNKQVDEKQDIAAEKSKVLAQKSKAT; the protein is encoded by the exons ATGGCCCTCTCCGAACTCGGCGTTTCGGACGTAACGGGTGTCGAGTTGGTTGACTCGCCGCCTCTGGTGAGCCCGACCGATCCGCATGACTTGCCGTTTTTCGATGGTGCGTTTGATCTGGCGTGCACTGGGCATTTGGAGGAGGCTCTGTTCCCGGCGAGGTTCATTTCAGAGATGGAGAGGTCGGTGAGCGATAATGGGGTGTGTGTGGTAGTTGTGCAAGAGTGTGGGCATGAGGAGGTGAGGGAGATTGCGGATTTGTTTAGGCATTCTTTGTTTGTTGGCGCGGCGAATATCAGTTTGATTGGATTGAGAATGACAAGGATTCTAATGAGAACTA GCGACATTAAAGGCTTTCAGGTTTTCATATCATACTTGAAGCAGGGGGACTGTGCAGAATTAATCAAGATTACAGTTCTGAATAACATTTGG AAAATATCATGCAACAAACAAGTTGATGAAAAGCAAGATATAGCAGCTGAAAAGTCTAAAGTACTGGCACAGAAAAGTAAAGCAACATAA
- the LOC122306906 gene encoding uncharacterized protein LOC122306906 isoform X1 produces MALSELGVSDVTGVELVDSPPLVSPTDPHDLPFFDGAFDLACTGHLEEALFPARFISEMERSVSDNGVCVVVVQECGHEEVREIADLFRHSLFVGAANISLIGLRMTRILMRTSDIKGFQVFISYLKQGDCAELIKITVLNNIWETDLGMGIVFTF; encoded by the exons ATGGCCCTCTCCGAACTCGGCGTTTCGGACGTAACGGGTGTCGAGTTGGTTGACTCGCCGCCTCTGGTGAGCCCGACCGATCCGCATGACTTGCCGTTTTTCGATGGTGCGTTTGATCTGGCGTGCACTGGGCATTTGGAGGAGGCTCTGTTCCCGGCGAGGTTCATTTCAGAGATGGAGAGGTCGGTGAGCGATAATGGGGTGTGTGTGGTAGTTGTGCAAGAGTGTGGGCATGAGGAGGTGAGGGAGATTGCGGATTTGTTTAGGCATTCTTTGTTTGTTGGCGCGGCGAATATCAGTTTGATTGGATTGAGAATGACAAGGATTCTAATGAGAACTA GCGACATTAAAGGCTTTCAGGTTTTCATATCATACTTGAAGCAGGGGGACTGTGCAGAATTAATCAAGATTACAGTTCTGAATAACATTTGG GAAACAGACTTGGGAATGGGCATAGTATTCACGTTTTAA
- the LOC122306906 gene encoding uncharacterized protein LOC122306906 isoform X2, with amino-acid sequence MALSELGVSDVTGVELVDSPPLVSPTDPHDLPFFDGAFDLACTGHLEEALFPARFISEMERSVSDNGVCVVVVQECGHEEVREIADLFRHSLFVGAANISLIGLRMTRILMRTNITKGTDFGMKDQHLLLPQRIKWRYAS; translated from the exons ATGGCCCTCTCCGAACTCGGCGTTTCGGACGTAACGGGTGTCGAGTTGGTTGACTCGCCGCCTCTGGTGAGCCCGACCGATCCGCATGACTTGCCGTTTTTCGATGGTGCGTTTGATCTGGCGTGCACTGGGCATTTGGAGGAGGCTCTGTTCCCGGCGAGGTTCATTTCAGAGATGGAGAGGTCGGTGAGCGATAATGGGGTGTGTGTGGTAGTTGTGCAAGAGTGTGGGCATGAGGAGGTGAGGGAGATTGCGGATTTGTTTAGGCATTCTTTGTTTGTTGGCGCGGCGAATATCAGTTTGATTGGATTGAGAATGACAAGGATTCTAATGAGAACTA ATATCACCAAAGGCACGGATTTCGGCATGAAAGATCAACATTTACTATTACCCCAACGCATAAAATGGAGGTATGCCAGCTGA